The following proteins are encoded in a genomic region of Leptospira fainei serovar Hurstbridge str. BUT 6:
- a CDS encoding YfeK family protein — protein MPRSLNTESVFESEREITCKTTCGKAKMKFDFMHVYSAKTVPFFILSFLCVAGQLSSQSTDIDTEINALLSTLDSCKGCVFIRNGSEHTVQEAKAHLLRKYEATKGRIKTTEDFIVGLASKSSITGTPYKIRFPDGKEVESEKWLTEQLAKLRKPVSPGKKNK, from the coding sequence ATGCCACGAAGCCTAAATACGGAATCGGTTTTTGAATCAGAGAGAGAAATCACTTGCAAGACTACATGCGGAAAAGCTAAGATGAAATTCGATTTCATGCACGTTTATTCTGCCAAAACGGTCCCTTTTTTTATTCTATCATTCTTGTGCGTCGCCGGACAGCTTTCTTCCCAATCGACCGACATAGATACGGAAATCAATGCGCTACTTTCGACATTAGATTCTTGTAAAGGTTGCGTATTTATCCGCAACGGTTCGGAGCATACGGTTCAAGAAGCCAAAGCTCATCTTCTGAGAAAGTACGAAGCGACCAAGGGAAGAATCAAAACGACGGAGGACTTCATAGTAGGATTAGCCAGTAAATCCTCCATTACCGGAACCCCGTATAAGATTCGGTTTCCAGACGGCAAAGAAGTGGAATCGGAAAAGTGGCTAACTGAACAATTGGCGAAATTAAGAAAGCCCGTATCTCCCGGTAAAAAGAACAAGTAA
- a CDS encoding CbtB domain-containing protein — MPAISIGRNQIQRISALLRPLFIIGIAVISIFLVYLIGLESMPAVHDTFHDLRHSAGFPCH; from the coding sequence ATGCCAGCGATTTCTATAGGAAGAAATCAAATTCAAAGGATTTCGGCGCTTCTGCGACCCTTATTCATTATCGGAATAGCGGTGATATCCATATTTCTGGTATATTTGATTGGATTGGAATCAATGCCAGCCGTTCATGATACCTTTCATGATCTTCGACACAGCGCCGGATTTCCATGCCATTGA
- a CDS encoding TonB-dependent receptor, translating into MVVSRFYKISFFLVFFFFAPKVDAQKASKNDAPNVQEFGPSEAKEAKGKSDSIEVRAKSSGKSASEGRIGSDRLKARPIYATGEIAEAIPGVIVTQHSGGGKANQYFLRGFNLDHGTDFSTSLNGVPINNPSHAHGQGYTDLNFIIPELIQEIHYKKGVYYVDEGDFSSAGAMQLSYFKSLTKGIAKIEGGTLGFGRFVVAKSEAIGSGTLLYSLEYSHSDGPWSIPDNYKKLNSLISYSKGDEKKGISIQILGHKGSWHATNQIPERSLQKGKSWVDPNSGGLDRYDSVDPTDGGKTQRANVMFEAHRTGIDSEAKIILYGVYYDFNLFSNFTYFLDDHVRGDQVDQVDRRSFAGGKAFYKQRSLVSRIKIENTLGIQVRRDYILNDLYHTESRSRLESRSIDRIVESSISPYFENQIRWSEKIRSFIGVRGETFLFDVQDRIQNVGIERKVSIANPKSGLTIGPWLNTEVYINAGYGFHSNDARGLLNKTSPSTPLVRTRGGELGLKTAAINHLMATLAFWRLDLDSELVYIGDSGTTEASRPSTRSGMEWSNVYSPYTWLTIDADISVSMARYRNSNPSGDHVPQAIQTVFASGISFEKEGYIAAIRVRYFGPRPLIEDDSIRSSASTIWNLRLGKKIRDSWSVNLEVFNLMNSLASQIQYYYPTRLKNEPPGPNDGGYNDILTHPVPPRNIRISLSINF; encoded by the coding sequence TTGGTTGTTTCAAGATTTTATAAAATCTCATTCTTTCTCGTATTCTTTTTTTTCGCTCCAAAAGTCGATGCACAAAAAGCTTCAAAAAATGATGCCCCAAACGTACAGGAATTCGGCCCATCGGAAGCGAAGGAGGCAAAAGGAAAATCCGATTCGATAGAAGTGCGGGCAAAATCCTCGGGAAAATCCGCGAGCGAAGGTAGAATCGGTTCCGACAGGTTAAAAGCGAGACCGATTTATGCTACAGGAGAAATTGCGGAAGCAATTCCAGGAGTCATCGTAACTCAACATAGCGGCGGAGGGAAGGCGAATCAATATTTTTTGAGAGGTTTCAATCTAGATCATGGAACGGACTTCTCTACAAGCCTGAACGGAGTTCCGATCAATAACCCTAGTCACGCGCATGGCCAAGGCTATACCGACTTAAATTTTATCATCCCCGAACTAATTCAAGAAATACATTATAAAAAAGGAGTATATTACGTGGACGAAGGGGACTTCTCCTCCGCCGGCGCAATGCAATTATCTTATTTCAAGAGCCTGACAAAGGGGATAGCGAAGATCGAAGGCGGAACTTTGGGATTCGGGCGATTTGTCGTTGCTAAGTCCGAAGCTATCGGGAGCGGAACTTTATTATATTCTTTAGAATATTCGCATTCAGACGGCCCCTGGAGCATTCCCGACAATTATAAAAAGTTAAACTCTCTAATTTCATATTCGAAAGGTGACGAAAAAAAGGGGATTTCAATTCAAATACTCGGGCATAAAGGCTCATGGCACGCAACGAATCAAATTCCCGAGCGATCCTTACAAAAAGGGAAATCCTGGGTCGATCCGAATAGCGGAGGACTTGATCGGTATGATTCCGTCGATCCGACGGACGGAGGTAAAACCCAAAGAGCTAACGTGATGTTCGAAGCCCATAGAACTGGGATCGACTCGGAGGCAAAAATCATATTGTACGGAGTATATTATGATTTTAATCTATTCTCAAACTTTACCTATTTTTTAGACGACCATGTCCGAGGTGACCAGGTGGATCAAGTCGATCGAAGATCCTTCGCAGGCGGAAAGGCTTTCTATAAACAACGCTCCCTAGTTTCGAGAATTAAAATTGAAAACACATTGGGAATTCAGGTTAGGAGGGATTATATTTTAAACGATCTTTATCATACCGAATCTAGATCAAGATTAGAATCGAGAAGCATAGACCGAATCGTAGAATCCTCGATTTCTCCGTATTTCGAAAATCAAATACGCTGGTCGGAAAAGATTCGGTCTTTTATTGGCGTTCGAGGAGAGACTTTCCTGTTTGATGTCCAGGATAGAATACAGAATGTCGGAATCGAACGAAAAGTATCGATAGCGAATCCGAAAAGCGGACTCACTATCGGGCCTTGGCTTAATACGGAAGTATACATAAACGCAGGTTATGGATTTCACAGTAACGATGCAAGAGGGCTCCTAAATAAGACCTCGCCGAGTACGCCGTTAGTTAGGACTCGCGGAGGAGAGCTTGGACTCAAAACGGCGGCAATAAACCATCTTATGGCTACATTAGCTTTCTGGAGATTGGATCTCGATTCAGAGCTCGTCTATATAGGAGATTCGGGAACTACGGAGGCGAGTCGACCGAGCACGAGAAGCGGAATGGAATGGTCCAACGTGTATTCGCCTTACACTTGGCTGACAATCGACGCGGACATTTCCGTTTCCATGGCTCGGTATAGAAATAGCAATCCGAGCGGAGATCATGTACCGCAAGCAATACAAACGGTCTTCGCTTCCGGAATCAGTTTTGAAAAAGAAGGCTATATAGCTGCGATTCGAGTCCGTTATTTCGGGCCTCGGCCCTTGATCGAAGACGATTCGATTCGTTCATCCGCTAGCACTATTTGGAATCTGCGGCTCGGAAAAAAAATCCGGGATTCTTGGTCCGTCAATTTAGAAGTTTTTAATTTAATGAATTCACTCGCAAGTCAAATTCAGTATTACTATCCGACTCGTTTAAAAAACGAACCTCCGGGCCCCAACGACGGTGGATATAACGATATACTGACTCATCCGGTTCCTCCCAGAAACATTAGAATATCATTAAGTATAAACTTTTAA
- a CDS encoding CbtA family protein gives MPLTRWDILLSFCQKGCKSGLLAGILWGLLFLFFTSPLIWEAETYEEKGSHHHIQETLHSRNHAVGQFDLKENLKLQLIPTVVGCVLLGGAFGMISSLFLGVGFSFGFLSRNFFQSPIRSAFLTALVGFLIFHGIPSIGNPPELPGGNGSEESFASRQLWWIQSVACSFTGVLIYLIISSGKSARIVKVFGFLIGLSVAFLPFLNLINTEALNSPVPIELRSRFIYYSLTINFIFWLSLSMQVFLRLAKDKTIDAYRIRDREMLIQ, from the coding sequence ATGCCATTGACGAGATGGGATATATTGCTTTCCTTTTGTCAAAAAGGCTGCAAGTCCGGGCTTCTCGCCGGAATCCTTTGGGGATTGCTGTTTCTTTTCTTTACGAGTCCTCTAATTTGGGAAGCGGAGACTTACGAAGAGAAAGGTAGTCACCATCACATTCAGGAAACATTACATTCTCGTAATCATGCGGTCGGTCAATTCGATCTAAAAGAAAATCTAAAATTGCAGCTCATTCCGACAGTTGTAGGTTGCGTCCTTCTTGGGGGAGCCTTCGGAATGATCTCTTCTTTGTTTCTTGGAGTAGGTTTTTCTTTCGGTTTCCTTTCCCGAAATTTCTTCCAATCTCCGATTCGGTCCGCATTCTTAACCGCCCTCGTCGGATTTCTAATATTTCATGGAATCCCATCCATCGGCAATCCGCCGGAACTCCCCGGGGGAAACGGAAGCGAAGAAAGTTTTGCCTCACGCCAACTCTGGTGGATTCAATCCGTCGCTTGTTCCTTTACCGGAGTTTTAATTTACCTTATAATATCTTCCGGGAAGTCCGCAAGAATCGTTAAGGTATTCGGATTTTTAATCGGGCTTTCCGTAGCCTTCCTGCCTTTCTTGAACTTGATAAACACCGAGGCACTAAACTCTCCGGTTCCTATCGAATTACGTTCACGTTTTATATATTATAGTCTAACGATAAACTTTATCTTTTGGTTAAGTTTATCGATGCAAGTTTTCTTACGATTAGCCAAAGATAAGACGATCGACGCATACAGAATACGCGACAGAGAAATGCTTATACAATGA
- a CDS encoding glycosyltransferase family 4 protein: MFSEVYPKTFINRHPLRILVVTETFPPEINGVSKTLYRMLSDLLQRGHEIILVRPRQNSNDMATANGNYREVLVRGAKIPFYEDLRFGFPEKRLLRRLMQFEKPDLVHVVTEGPLGLSAVRAARHLKLPVVSDFRTNFHSYARYYKVGFIGKLVHSYLRSLHNLTHATLAPTAQIVKQLTASGYNNVKVVARGIDTALFHPARKDSKLRKEWGLSQSDLAVLYVGRLAPEKNLDLLVKSFRTLQAKEPKAKLILVGDGPSREKLRVENPDFFFSGMRKGEDLARHYATGDLFLFPSLTETFGNVVMEAMASGLPIVAYDYAAAKEYLSHGKSALLPAFDKEDEFAEHACILAENRTLAKKIGARARKAAEACSWEDVADALESVYAEFKKPKHKKIKARKSAKLKVAIGRA; encoded by the coding sequence ATGTTCTCCGAAGTATATCCGAAAACTTTCATAAATAGGCATCCTTTGCGGATACTAGTCGTTACCGAAACCTTTCCGCCAGAAATCAACGGGGTTTCCAAGACGCTTTATAGAATGTTAAGCGACTTATTGCAGAGGGGACACGAAATCATATTAGTACGTCCTCGCCAAAACTCGAACGATATGGCGACCGCTAACGGCAACTACCGGGAAGTTCTTGTGCGAGGGGCGAAAATTCCGTTTTACGAAGATCTTCGATTCGGCTTTCCGGAGAAACGACTTCTTAGAAGATTGATGCAATTTGAAAAACCCGATCTCGTTCACGTAGTCACCGAAGGTCCGTTAGGTCTATCCGCAGTGAGAGCGGCAAGACATTTAAAGTTGCCGGTGGTAAGCGATTTCAGAACTAATTTCCATTCGTATGCGAGATATTATAAAGTCGGCTTTATCGGTAAACTCGTTCATTCTTACTTACGTAGTCTGCATAATTTAACTCACGCAACACTCGCGCCGACGGCGCAAATTGTGAAGCAACTCACGGCTTCCGGTTATAACAACGTGAAAGTTGTCGCTCGAGGAATCGACACCGCATTATTCCATCCTGCCCGCAAAGATTCTAAATTACGGAAAGAATGGGGTCTCTCACAATCCGATCTTGCCGTCCTCTATGTCGGAAGGTTGGCCCCGGAAAAGAATCTAGATCTTTTGGTAAAATCATTCCGTACGCTTCAAGCGAAAGAACCTAAGGCTAAGTTGATATTGGTTGGAGACGGCCCATCTCGGGAAAAGCTACGCGTTGAGAATCCGGATTTCTTTTTTTCCGGAATGAGAAAGGGAGAGGACTTAGCTCGGCATTATGCAACGGGTGATTTATTTTTATTTCCCAGCTTAACCGAGACATTCGGAAATGTCGTTATGGAAGCGATGGCTTCGGGTCTTCCGATCGTCGCTTACGATTATGCGGCTGCAAAAGAATATCTTTCTCACGGAAAGTCCGCGCTGCTCCCTGCGTTTGATAAAGAAGATGAATTTGCGGAACACGCGTGCATCCTCGCAGAAAACCGAACTCTCGCAAAAAAAATAGGAGCTCGAGCCCGCAAGGCCGCAGAAGCCTGCAGCTGGGAAGATGTTGCCGATGCCCTTGAATCAGTTTATGCGGAATTTAAAAAACCGAAGCACAAGAAAATCAAAGCTCGAAAAAGCGCAAAATTGAAGGTTGCGATAGGCCGCGCGTAA
- a CDS encoding FAD-dependent oxidoreductase, giving the protein MASVPKTTTLIDRKTIDEHYSLYTFVLSENESLNSVGGQYIIINSGKTSADGKQLKRAYTILSADSEHSTFQLLIRKVDSGNVTAHLQNLAIGTELEFSGPWGKFAGNTNWPKSGSALLIATDSGITSSLSLLSCSKFRDRINFTKLVWLLSSAEKQDLVAWVRREISSKNVNVEFIPVRPTGDMWQPSAALSFIRWALRDRNSFSSFFLSGNGTILNEIKILLEETGADSEFIGVEPFFRSESLNENGIRLGA; this is encoded by the coding sequence ATGGCTTCCGTTCCAAAGACAACCACTCTCATTGATAGAAAGACAATCGACGAACACTATAGTTTGTATACGTTTGTTCTCTCCGAGAATGAATCGCTAAACTCCGTCGGCGGCCAATATATAATCATAAATTCCGGCAAAACTTCCGCAGACGGGAAACAATTAAAAAGAGCATATACGATTCTTTCCGCAGACTCGGAACATTCGACCTTTCAACTATTAATTCGAAAAGTCGATTCGGGAAATGTAACCGCTCATTTGCAAAATCTTGCGATCGGAACCGAGTTGGAATTCTCCGGTCCTTGGGGAAAATTTGCCGGAAATACGAATTGGCCTAAATCTGGTTCGGCGCTACTAATCGCAACCGATAGCGGCATTACTTCATCCTTATCCTTGCTTTCTTGTTCTAAATTTCGCGACCGGATTAATTTTACCAAGCTTGTATGGCTACTATCATCCGCCGAAAAACAGGATTTGGTCGCGTGGGTTCGTCGGGAAATTTCTTCTAAGAACGTAAACGTCGAATTTATTCCGGTTCGACCTACCGGAGACATGTGGCAACCGAGTGCTGCGCTTTCGTTTATCCGATGGGCTTTAAGAGATCGGAATTCGTTTTCTAGTTTTTTCTTGAGCGGAAACGGAACGATATTAAATGAAATTAAAATACTCCTGGAAGAAACCGGAGCGGATTCGGAATTCATCGGCGTTGAACCTTTTTTTCGTTCGGAATCATTAAATGAAAATGGAATTCGTCTCGGCGCTTGA
- a CDS encoding CbiX/SirB N-terminal domain-containing protein produces the protein MSSSRSDKLGLLIVGHGSRETRSNYEFERFVSEYSVQRPDLEIRHSYIELARPEFKIALREFAQINSTILILPLFLFSAGHTKNDIPIVLDEVRREFPTVRLIPANCVGVHPAMLELLHTRASESIIKKDGIPKKRGVIIVSRGSSDADANSEFYKLVRLFEESNEYSFVIPSFIGITKPLLSDSLEVAAKLRPEELLILPYFLFGGRLIKSIQEKVESFTDKFPWIKSIIAPHFGSDPAIFKVLNDRIQEAIAGTGILPCATCEYRERLPGLASKVGGLKALLWSVRHMETHSQAAPHEFPHRNIQKHILVCDNIDCSAKGSVPLIAKLRSEIKRAGKQKDFRVTRASCLGRCGEGPSLVVYPDGIWYQGVREMDAPEIVRDHLLNDRIVSRLVDTIMQ, from the coding sequence ATGAGTTCTTCCCGTTCGGATAAGTTAGGTCTTTTAATCGTAGGACACGGAAGTCGTGAAACGCGATCAAATTATGAATTCGAACGTTTCGTTAGTGAATATTCCGTTCAAAGACCCGATTTGGAAATTCGACACTCATATATCGAACTTGCTCGGCCGGAATTTAAAATAGCGCTGCGAGAATTCGCTCAAATAAATTCCACCATTCTGATTCTTCCCCTGTTCTTATTTTCCGCCGGACACACCAAAAACGATATTCCTATCGTTCTGGACGAAGTTAGGAGAGAATTTCCGACCGTAAGATTAATACCTGCAAACTGCGTAGGCGTCCATCCCGCTATGCTGGAACTCCTACATACCCGCGCTTCGGAGAGCATAATTAAGAAAGACGGGATTCCTAAAAAAAGAGGAGTGATAATAGTTAGCCGAGGATCCTCCGACGCGGATGCAAATTCAGAATTCTATAAACTAGTTCGTTTATTCGAAGAAAGTAATGAATATAGTTTCGTAATACCCTCTTTTATCGGAATTACTAAACCGCTTTTATCGGACAGCCTGGAAGTTGCGGCAAAGCTACGACCCGAAGAATTACTGATCTTACCGTATTTTCTCTTCGGAGGAAGACTTATAAAATCGATCCAGGAAAAGGTGGAATCCTTTACGGATAAATTTCCCTGGATCAAATCTATCATTGCGCCTCATTTTGGGTCGGACCCGGCCATTTTCAAAGTTCTAAACGATAGAATTCAGGAAGCGATTGCCGGAACCGGAATCCTTCCTTGTGCAACCTGCGAGTATAGGGAACGGCTTCCGGGTTTAGCAAGTAAAGTCGGGGGCTTAAAAGCTTTGCTATGGAGCGTCCGGCATATGGAGACTCATTCCCAGGCCGCTCCGCACGAATTCCCGCACAGAAATATCCAAAAACATATATTAGTTTGCGATAATATAGATTGTTCCGCTAAAGGAAGTGTTCCATTAATCGCAAAGTTACGATCCGAAATAAAGAGAGCGGGTAAACAAAAGGATTTTCGAGTCACTCGAGCCTCCTGCCTAGGTCGTTGCGGCGAAGGTCCCTCGCTTGTCGTCTATCCCGACGGAATTTGGTATCAGGGTGTTCGAGAAATGGATGCCCCTGAAATAGTTAGAGATCATTTGTTAAACGATCGAATCGTTTCGAGATTAGTCGATACGATAATGCAATAG
- a CDS encoding DoxX family protein, with the protein MENIDAKTISLWVMAMLYTIAGILHFIIPKFYLRIMPPWIPYHKLIIQLSGVAEILLGLGLFFPQTKSLSAWGIILLLIAVFPANVYHYQSRTKRDPPTTLLILRLPLQLVLIYWAYIYT; encoded by the coding sequence ATGGAAAACATAGACGCTAAAACGATTAGTCTTTGGGTTATGGCGATGCTGTATACGATAGCCGGCATTCTCCATTTTATTATACCCAAGTTTTACTTGCGAATCATGCCTCCGTGGATCCCTTATCACAAGCTGATAATACAACTCAGCGGTGTTGCGGAAATTCTATTGGGATTAGGATTATTCTTTCCTCAGACCAAATCATTATCTGCCTGGGGAATTATTCTTTTGCTCATCGCCGTATTTCCCGCAAACGTATACCATTATCAATCACGGACCAAACGGGATCCGCCGACCACCCTTCTTATTCTTAGGCTACCGCTTCAACTGGTCCTAATTTATTGGGCTTACATATACACGTAA
- a CDS encoding MbnH family di-heme enzyme has protein sequence MFKLPRVFTGAGIILLAFLFLVCSKIRTFAEERGICSDYNYELPESFPSPAHPPDVCVTPKTVELGRFLFYDTNLSKGQNQSCASCHKQSLGFSDGLARAIGSTGRVHPRNSIAIANVGYFSPYTWSNPTLRRLDNQTLIPFFSENTATTIEELAISGIEHVVAARLQSDPKYVAMFLAAFGENKIDVIHIARAIAAFETTMISYQSPFDRNVMTPSAIRGKQIFESEVGGCFHCHGGKNLNIDDAVGNLTFQNIGLYNVRNKGDYPDQALHGAAATLQTQGIYQTTGKEIDRGKFRTPSLRNVAVTAPYMHDGSIKTIREVIEVFDNGGRNIASGPFSGDGRKNPHKDPRIRPLNLTEAQKTDLIEFLKSLTDDCYLTDPRLSDPNQPAPIQPHYCRKIRTIR, from the coding sequence ATGTTTAAATTACCTCGAGTATTTACGGGCGCGGGCATAATATTGCTCGCGTTTCTATTTCTTGTCTGCTCTAAGATCCGAACGTTTGCGGAAGAAAGAGGAATCTGTTCCGATTATAATTACGAACTACCGGAATCGTTTCCCTCTCCTGCTCATCCGCCGGATGTGTGCGTGACACCGAAAACGGTGGAACTAGGAAGGTTTCTATTTTACGATACAAACCTCTCGAAGGGACAGAATCAATCCTGCGCAAGCTGTCATAAGCAAAGTCTAGGTTTTTCCGACGGCCTAGCACGCGCGATCGGATCGACCGGCCGAGTTCATCCTCGCAATTCGATTGCGATCGCTAACGTCGGCTATTTTTCTCCTTATACATGGTCTAATCCGACTTTGAGAAGGTTAGATAATCAAACTCTCATTCCATTCTTCTCCGAAAATACTGCGACCACAATCGAAGAACTTGCGATCAGCGGGATCGAGCACGTAGTCGCGGCCCGATTGCAGTCGGATCCGAAATACGTCGCCATGTTTCTCGCGGCATTCGGAGAAAACAAAATCGATGTGATTCATATTGCACGCGCGATTGCGGCATTCGAAACTACGATGATTTCTTACCAATCTCCCTTCGATAGAAATGTTATGACTCCCTCCGCGATTCGAGGTAAACAGATCTTCGAATCCGAAGTAGGAGGTTGTTTTCATTGTCACGGTGGAAAAAATTTGAATATCGACGATGCAGTCGGCAATCTTACATTTCAGAACATAGGATTGTATAATGTTCGGAACAAAGGGGACTATCCGGATCAAGCTTTACACGGGGCCGCCGCTACATTACAAACTCAAGGTATTTATCAAACAACAGGGAAGGAAATCGATCGCGGAAAATTTCGAACCCCATCTTTAAGAAACGTCGCCGTCACCGCTCCGTATATGCACGATGGAAGTATCAAAACCATTCGTGAAGTCATAGAAGTGTTCGACAATGGTGGAAGAAATATCGCCTCCGGCCCCTTTTCAGGGGATGGCAGAAAAAACCCTCACAAAGATCCTAGAATTCGCCCGCTCAATTTAACCGAAGCGCAAAAAACGGACCTGATCGAATTTTTAAAGTCTCTTACTGATGATTGTTATCTGACAGATCCGAGATTGAGCGACCCGAATCAACCGGCGCCGATTCAACCCCATTATTGTCGGAAAATCCGGACAATCCGGTAA
- a CDS encoding DUF3209 family protein — translation MACHEIAALRLGMMNVLGIEDEVTRIHEANEIGQNLLAQPGPIQSLSKASNLTSLLQFYENSLTELEQKISVLDPSDPKLSYYRSLLILTKKVELELKNTFHNMNTIFNDLEEMHDFVHEIYPG, via the coding sequence ATGGCGTGTCATGAAATCGCGGCTCTGCGACTCGGAATGATGAATGTATTGGGAATCGAAGACGAAGTCACTCGTATTCACGAAGCAAATGAAATCGGTCAAAATCTACTAGCCCAGCCTGGACCGATTCAAAGTCTTTCGAAAGCGAGCAATTTAACGTCTCTTCTTCAATTCTACGAGAATAGTCTTACGGAACTAGAGCAAAAGATATCCGTTCTGGACCCTTCGGATCCTAAGCTTTCGTATTATCGATCTCTTTTAATTCTTACCAAAAAAGTGGAACTCGAATTGAAAAACACATTCCATAATATGAATACGATCTTCAACGATTTGGAAGAGATGCACGACTTCGTTCACGAGATCTATCCCGGGTAA
- a CDS encoding cobalt-precorrin-5B (C(1))-methyltransferase codes for MAAKELREGFTTGACSAAAAKAATRALIKKAPILEIETTLPNKRKVTFPLKRCELNEDMAICSIIKDAGDDPDCTHGAELTAEVRLTHSNEVILKGGEGVATVTKAGLGLEVGSPAINPVPRKNITEMILEELIGTSFSGAEVTISVPGGQEMAKKTMNERLGLIGGISILGTTGIVKPYSTAAYKASVIQAISVAKELGSDTVVLTTGGKSEKFAMDLLHELNESSFIQVGDFIGTGIKSAVKESMAQVIVVGMIGKLSKMADGVMMTHRGGSSVNTKLLAEIARSKGVPEKVCIETEAANTARHVLELWKETGNTGILSTICRKVSENCTKHAGTNLKISCYLVDFDGAPLGEYIAK; via the coding sequence ATGGCGGCAAAAGAATTAAGAGAGGGATTTACGACTGGCGCTTGTTCCGCTGCGGCCGCAAAAGCTGCAACGAGAGCGTTAATCAAGAAAGCGCCTATTCTAGAAATCGAAACGACTCTTCCGAACAAGCGAAAAGTCACTTTCCCTTTGAAGCGTTGCGAGTTGAACGAAGATATGGCGATCTGTAGCATCATCAAAGACGCTGGCGACGATCCTGATTGCACGCATGGCGCCGAATTGACCGCAGAAGTTCGTTTAACGCATTCCAACGAAGTCATCTTAAAAGGCGGGGAAGGAGTCGCAACAGTTACAAAAGCAGGACTCGGTCTCGAAGTAGGATCTCCCGCAATCAATCCCGTACCAAGAAAGAATATTACGGAAATGATATTAGAGGAATTAATCGGAACATCCTTTTCGGGCGCCGAAGTAACCATCAGCGTTCCCGGCGGCCAGGAAATGGCTAAAAAAACCATGAACGAACGGTTGGGTTTAATTGGCGGAATATCTATCCTCGGAACAACGGGAATCGTAAAACCTTATTCGACGGCGGCATACAAAGCTAGCGTTATTCAAGCGATATCGGTCGCGAAGGAATTGGGGTCCGACACAGTCGTACTCACGACCGGCGGTAAGTCCGAAAAATTCGCAATGGATCTTCTCCATGAACTAAACGAATCTTCGTTTATACAAGTCGGAGACTTTATCGGGACAGGAATCAAAAGTGCGGTTAAGGAATCTATGGCGCAGGTCATAGTCGTGGGAATGATCGGCAAGCTTTCAAAGATGGCGGACGGAGTCATGATGACACATCGAGGGGGATCCTCCGTCAACACGAAACTTCTGGCCGAGATCGCACGATCGAAAGGAGTGCCTGAGAAAGTTTGTATCGAAACGGAAGCGGCAAATACTGCGAGACATGTGTTGGAGCTGTGGAAAGAAACCGGTAACACCGGAATACTATCAACGATTTGCCGAAAAGTCTCCGAGAATTGCACGAAGCACGCCGGCACGAATTTAAAGATATCCTGTTATCTCGTCGATTTTGACGGAGCTCCTCTCGGCGAGTATATTGCAAAATGA